From Algoriphagus sp. NG3, the proteins below share one genomic window:
- a CDS encoding glycoside hydrolase family 9 protein, giving the protein MKNILVYVLLLTQCACKAPEVDTDLPVHESIRLNQLGFYPDQQKLAVVLDSENATDFVIWDMDKKDIVFEGELTKDITKTISGRNSRIADFSQFSQTGNYIFILTGVGKSHPFQIHSDINHDLGKASIKAFYYQRAGMELEEAHAGTWARPLGHPDDQVMIHPSATSPGRNTNTLITSPKGWYDAGDYNKYIVNSGITVGTLLSLFEDHPDYFKKLDLNIPESGDQVPDLLDEIRWNLDWMITMQDPADGGVYHKLTTAKFEGMVEPHLAVSQRYVVAKSTTATLDFAAVMAQASRVYKAYFPEESVTFLKAAEKAWNWAKKNPDALYKQNELNQTFDPDVVTGAYGDNNTSDEWIWAASELFVTTHNLSYWEELEEADQTYKLPSWNQVAWLGYYTLLRHQENISLLPKEWMSTLEINLLSAARAQLEGIGNTAFRTPMETSPKNFIWGSNAVAANQGILLLYAYRQTKEQIFLSGALHNLDYILGRNATGFSYITGFGSKSPLHPHHRLAESRPDLPPLPGFIVGGPNPSQQDGCNYPSSFADESYTDETCSYASNEIAINWNAPFAYLTNSLEAIHK; this is encoded by the coding sequence ATGAAGAATATATTGGTCTATGTACTGCTATTGACTCAATGTGCTTGTAAAGCTCCTGAAGTAGATACAGATCTTCCTGTCCACGAATCTATACGGCTCAATCAGCTTGGGTTTTACCCGGATCAACAAAAGCTTGCTGTGGTGTTGGATAGCGAAAATGCAACAGATTTTGTCATTTGGGACATGGATAAAAAGGATATAGTTTTTGAGGGTGAATTGACCAAGGATATTACTAAAACAATTTCCGGCCGTAATTCCAGAATCGCTGATTTTTCCCAATTCAGTCAAACCGGCAATTATATTTTTATATTGACTGGAGTAGGCAAGTCTCATCCTTTTCAAATTCATTCGGATATCAACCATGATCTTGGTAAGGCCAGTATAAAAGCCTTTTACTATCAGCGTGCAGGTATGGAATTGGAAGAAGCGCATGCAGGTACCTGGGCCAGGCCTTTGGGACATCCAGATGATCAGGTAATGATACATCCTTCGGCTACATCACCCGGTAGAAATACCAACACGTTGATTACATCTCCTAAGGGCTGGTATGATGCCGGTGATTATAATAAATATATAGTGAATTCAGGAATCACTGTGGGTACCTTACTTTCCCTTTTTGAAGATCACCCGGACTATTTTAAAAAACTTGATCTAAATATCCCTGAATCAGGTGACCAGGTTCCTGACTTGCTGGATGAGATTCGTTGGAATCTGGACTGGATGATCACTATGCAGGACCCCGCAGATGGTGGCGTGTACCATAAACTGACCACTGCCAAATTTGAAGGAATGGTGGAACCTCACCTGGCTGTATCACAAAGATATGTAGTAGCCAAAAGCACAACAGCAACTCTTGATTTTGCTGCAGTAATGGCTCAGGCTTCCAGAGTTTATAAAGCATATTTTCCTGAGGAGTCTGTTACTTTTCTGAAAGCAGCCGAAAAGGCCTGGAACTGGGCAAAGAAAAATCCCGATGCCCTTTATAAACAAAATGAATTAAACCAAACCTTTGATCCTGATGTGGTTACCGGTGCTTATGGTGATAATAACACATCGGATGAATGGATTTGGGCTGCTTCAGAACTTTTTGTTACTACGCATAACCTTTCTTATTGGGAGGAACTGGAAGAAGCTGATCAGACTTATAAGCTCCCATCATGGAATCAGGTAGCTTGGTTAGGTTACTACACTTTGCTAAGACATCAGGAAAACATCAGTTTATTGCCCAAGGAGTGGATGTCCACTCTTGAAATCAATTTGCTTTCTGCCGCAAGAGCCCAGCTAGAAGGTATTGGGAATACGGCATTTAGAACTCCCATGGAGACCAGCCCAAAAAACTTCATCTGGGGATCAAATGCTGTGGCGGCAAATCAGGGCATATTATTGCTTTATGCATATCGGCAGACAAAAGAGCAGATTTTTCTTTCCGGAGCCTTACATAACCTGGATTATATATTGGGTAGAAACGCTACTGGCTTTTCATATATTACAGGTTTTGGGAGTAAATCGCCGCTTCATCCACATCATAGGCTCGCTGAATCTAGACCTGATCTACCGCCATTGCCTGGTTTTATTGTAGGTGGCCCAAATCCGAGTCAGCAGGATGGGTGCAATTACCCAAGTTCATTTGCTGATGAATCTTATACGGATGAAACCTGTAGCTATGCCTCCAATGAAATTGCCATCAACTGGAACGCTCCTTTTGCTTACTTAACCAATTCTTTGGAAGCAATACATAAATAG
- a CDS encoding VCBS repeat-containing protein, translating to MNPQHIISKYNISGLLQFLLFGAGFLFFSCEKKGEAIPQTLFELVNQDSSNLIFTNQIIETEAANILTYQYFYNGGGVAVGDVNNDGLEDLYFTSNQGQNKLFLNLGNMKFRDITLATGTGGRENAWSTGTAIVDINGDGLNDIYVCYSGDLSERQRRNQLFVNQGLDKDSIPFFKEMAAVYGLDDPGFSTAVYFSDLDQDGDLDMLLLNHNPRLFSNLSINAFEAMLSSVDSLSSSKIFVNENGSFRNATRESGLTETGLSYGLGATIADFNGDGYPDIYLGNDYSAPDYLYINRGDGTFRNEIEQRMGHTSLYTMGVDAADINRDGRLDIVSLDMLPEDNTRQKLLFTPENYEHYNLFLKAGLHHQLMRNMLQLNNGDGTFSEIGQLAGISATDWSWAPLFADFDNDGFTDLFVSNGFLKDFTNLDFINYRNEYLQNSKVIGEGIRELIGKMPATKVGNYAFKNIDGIQFENQSENWGLNTPGNSNGAVYVDLDQDGDLDLVVNNLNEPAQIFRNRTSEDGESNFLQIRLIGLQGNADGIGAKVSVYQNGQLNYQEQQVYKGYQGNVSAIMHFGLGKGKVDSVEVRWKNKRISRIISPKSNQLLEVAEVDAEKEILYDDFNFPVPMQLGVYKREQNTELPNDFKRQSQLLYSLSQEKVSMIVADLSGNNETELVVSDGTHIYSLTAKGIGLPHERYKIHTSDSHLITSIAALDVDGDSDLDLYIAKGGYFDFEENDPMQRDILLINQGNGVFSVSTLDFGIQPSEFVTAWDANANGLDDLFVGSGYVPGRWPESAESKILINKGDGTFTSISLKGISRVKAAQRFDLDQDGVDELIIASEFDKIRILNLKDGNVIDRSEEFIPDGKSGIWSSVLVQDLDGDGIPELLAGNWGLNSRLQTSTDIPVRIYYEDFDSNGSVDPLMTFSIMGEEYPFLSRDELAGQMYRKKALFTSHEAFSKAKIQNILTSEELEKAKVIEAQSLETKMFTLKGGVFEEIALPVLVQSSPIQAISAINTSSGGHDILLLGNQENARLKIGKIDANSGWRLTKNKEGTWEVMDPSQALLFVRSNVSSTVAINNAVWIGVPDYGVFKYGYYSDK from the coding sequence TTGAATCCCCAACATATAATTAGTAAGTATAACATTTCAGGATTACTCCAATTCCTTCTGTTTGGAGCAGGATTTTTATTTTTCTCCTGTGAGAAAAAGGGAGAAGCAATACCACAAACTCTTTTTGAACTGGTAAATCAGGATTCTTCTAACCTCATATTTACCAATCAGATCATAGAAACCGAAGCGGCTAATATTCTTACCTACCAATATTTTTATAATGGAGGAGGCGTGGCTGTAGGTGATGTGAACAATGATGGACTGGAAGACTTATATTTTACTTCCAATCAAGGGCAAAACAAACTTTTTTTGAACCTCGGAAATATGAAATTCCGGGACATAACTCTTGCTACCGGAACAGGTGGAAGGGAAAATGCATGGTCCACCGGCACCGCCATTGTTGATATCAACGGTGATGGGCTCAATGATATTTACGTTTGCTATTCTGGAGACCTATCGGAACGGCAGCGAAGAAACCAATTGTTCGTAAATCAAGGGTTGGATAAAGACAGTATTCCATTTTTCAAGGAAATGGCTGCGGTTTATGGTTTGGACGACCCCGGCTTCAGTACTGCTGTGTATTTCTCTGACTTGGATCAGGATGGAGATTTGGACATGTTGCTTCTGAACCATAATCCACGGCTCTTCAGCAATCTTAGTATCAATGCTTTTGAAGCAATGCTGAGTTCAGTTGATTCCCTGAGTAGCTCTAAAATTTTCGTGAATGAGAATGGAAGTTTTCGGAATGCAACCAGAGAATCTGGCTTGACAGAAACTGGTTTAAGTTATGGGCTGGGAGCCACCATTGCGGATTTCAATGGGGATGGCTATCCTGATATCTATCTGGGAAATGATTACTCCGCCCCTGATTACCTATACATCAATCGGGGTGATGGCACTTTTCGGAACGAGATAGAACAGCGTATGGGGCATACGAGTCTCTATACCATGGGAGTGGATGCCGCCGATATCAATAGAGATGGCAGATTGGATATTGTGAGTTTGGATATGCTGCCGGAGGACAATACAAGGCAAAAGTTACTTTTTACTCCTGAGAATTACGAACATTACAATCTTTTCCTCAAAGCTGGACTTCACCATCAGTTAATGCGGAATATGCTGCAGCTGAACAATGGTGACGGCACTTTTTCGGAGATAGGACAGCTCGCAGGAATAAGTGCTACGGACTGGAGCTGGGCTCCCTTGTTTGCGGATTTTGACAATGATGGATTTACAGATCTATTTGTGAGCAATGGCTTTTTAAAAGATTTTACCAATCTGGATTTTATCAATTACAGAAATGAATACCTGCAGAATTCCAAAGTGATAGGAGAGGGGATAAGAGAATTGATAGGGAAGATGCCCGCCACCAAAGTGGGGAATTATGCATTCAAAAATATAGATGGGATCCAGTTTGAAAATCAATCCGAAAACTGGGGACTCAATACGCCAGGCAATTCAAATGGTGCTGTGTATGTGGACCTGGATCAGGATGGGGATCTGGATTTGGTAGTAAACAATCTAAATGAACCAGCCCAGATTTTCAGGAATCGTACATCTGAAGATGGGGAATCTAATTTTTTACAAATTAGGTTGATAGGTCTTCAGGGAAATGCTGATGGGATAGGGGCAAAAGTAAGTGTTTATCAAAATGGGCAGCTAAACTATCAGGAACAGCAGGTTTATAAAGGGTATCAGGGAAATGTCAGTGCCATTATGCATTTTGGCTTGGGAAAAGGGAAAGTAGATTCGGTAGAAGTACGCTGGAAAAACAAGAGAATCAGCAGGATAATCAGCCCAAAATCCAATCAACTGCTTGAAGTGGCAGAAGTTGATGCTGAGAAAGAAATCCTCTATGATGATTTCAACTTTCCTGTTCCCATGCAGTTGGGAGTGTATAAAAGAGAACAGAATACCGAACTACCCAATGATTTTAAGAGACAAAGCCAGTTGCTTTATAGTCTTTCACAGGAGAAAGTATCTATGATAGTGGCAGACCTCAGTGGTAATAATGAGACTGAGCTGGTGGTTTCTGACGGAACTCATATCTACTCATTGACCGCTAAGGGAATTGGATTGCCTCATGAACGCTATAAAATCCACACTTCTGATTCTCATCTGATCACTTCCATTGCTGCCTTGGATGTGGATGGGGATTCTGATCTGGATCTCTATATAGCCAAAGGCGGATATTTTGATTTTGAAGAAAATGATCCTATGCAGCGGGACATCTTGCTGATCAATCAAGGAAACGGTGTCTTTTCAGTATCCACCCTGGATTTTGGTATTCAACCTTCAGAGTTTGTCACTGCTTGGGATGCAAATGCAAATGGACTGGATGATCTTTTTGTAGGATCAGGCTATGTGCCGGGTAGATGGCCGGAATCGGCAGAAAGCAAGATTCTGATCAATAAAGGAGATGGTACATTCACTTCTATTTCTTTAAAAGGAATAAGCAGGGTAAAAGCTGCTCAAAGGTTTGATCTGGATCAGGACGGGGTGGATGAATTGATTATAGCCTCTGAATTCGATAAAATCCGCATTCTAAATCTTAAGGATGGAAATGTGATCGATAGGTCAGAGGAATTCATACCTGACGGCAAATCGGGTATTTGGTCTTCAGTTTTAGTTCAGGATTTGGATGGGGATGGCATCCCGGAATTGCTTGCCGGAAACTGGGGCTTGAATTCCAGGCTCCAAACCTCTACAGACATACCTGTCCGGATTTATTATGAGGATTTTGACAGCAATGGTTCGGTCGATCCGCTGATGACTTTTTCGATAATGGGAGAGGAGTATCCTTTCTTGTCCAGAGATGAACTGGCAGGCCAGATGTATAGGAAGAAGGCACTGTTTACCAGCCATGAAGCTTTCTCCAAAGCCAAAATCCAAAATATCCTCACCTCCGAAGAACTGGAAAAGGCGAAGGTAATTGAAGCCCAATCTCTGGAGACTAAAATGTTTACTTTGAAGGGTGGTGTTTTTGAGGAAATAGCCCTGCCCGTACTCGTACAGTCATCTCCAATCCAGGCGATTTCTGCTATCAACACATCTAGCGGTGGACACGATATTCTACTTCTTGGTAATCAGGAAAATGCACGTCTGAAGATAGGTAAAATCGACGCTAATTCCGGATGGAGACTGACCAAAAACAAAGAAGGGACTTGGGAGGTAATGGATCCGAGTCAAGCCTTGCTTTTTGTGAGATCTAATGTAAGCAGTACCGTTGCCATCAACAATGCAGTTTGGATAGGTGTGCCGGATTATGGAGTATTTAAATACGGATATTATTCCGATAAGTGA
- a CDS encoding glycan-binding surface protein codes for MNIIKNIRSSHSLLVASALVMVLVLGACKDEDEINVGPPTIERVRNTDPTTADSAFTSATLGSTLAILGNNLLGTQQVYLNDYPLGVNTAYVTNNSVIVTVGDSVPTVATDPNVPNTLRVVNKAGEATMEFQTLPPAPQVLQVKNQYVKPGDDLTLLGRYFFFVDTVYFPGEDVYVTSGFTTNSAGSSLTVKVPDNLDFSEGQSIRVVTKSGGSSTNRNTQIYADKGMVADFDTNGALVWPWDWGWGMSGDMIRPSQPGIASLDGNFGGMNQAFPAQGGWNNDKVINLVNWGGAQILPEGEGYEPSAPAASFDIRLEMAVNTTSSINGLELQFWYPDINGNELSYNVPISNFMRTTDGSWHTISANLSQLSNGSTRLNTYGDFLAGNYDENGNIIHQLRLVVINTTSNDIPAVVGVDNVRIIRAIN; via the coding sequence ATGAACATCATAAAAAATATAAGATCCTCTCACTCACTTCTGGTAGCTTCTGCGCTGGTAATGGTCCTTGTATTGGGAGCATGTAAAGATGAGGATGAAATCAACGTAGGCCCGCCGACCATAGAGCGGGTACGCAACACGGATCCTACTACCGCAGATAGTGCTTTCACTTCTGCCACGTTGGGAAGCACACTTGCTATTTTGGGTAACAATCTTTTGGGCACCCAGCAAGTGTACTTGAATGATTACCCACTAGGCGTGAACACTGCCTATGTGACTAACAATTCAGTAATCGTCACAGTAGGAGATTCTGTCCCTACGGTTGCTACTGATCCGAATGTGCCAAACACCTTAAGAGTGGTGAACAAGGCAGGTGAAGCTACCATGGAATTCCAGACACTTCCCCCTGCCCCTCAGGTATTGCAGGTGAAAAACCAGTATGTGAAACCTGGTGATGACCTTACACTTCTGGGTAGATATTTCTTCTTTGTGGATACAGTATATTTCCCGGGAGAGGATGTATATGTCACCTCGGGATTCACTACCAATTCTGCGGGGTCCTCACTTACAGTGAAAGTTCCTGACAACTTGGACTTCTCCGAAGGACAATCTATCAGGGTGGTAACTAAATCCGGTGGATCATCTACCAATAGAAACACGCAGATCTATGCGGACAAAGGTATGGTGGCTGACTTTGATACCAATGGGGCTTTGGTATGGCCTTGGGACTGGGGCTGGGGAATGTCAGGTGACATGATCAGGCCTTCTCAGCCAGGTATTGCTAGCTTGGATGGAAACTTTGGTGGAATGAACCAGGCATTTCCTGCCCAAGGTGGCTGGAACAATGATAAGGTAATCAACTTGGTGAACTGGGGAGGAGCTCAAATCTTGCCGGAGGGCGAAGGATATGAACCCAGTGCTCCAGCAGCTAGCTTTGACATCAGACTTGAAATGGCTGTAAATACAACATCTTCTATTAATGGACTGGAGCTACAGTTTTGGTATCCTGATATTAATGGAAATGAACTGAGCTATAACGTTCCGATTTCGAATTTTATGCGCACCACTGATGGATCTTGGCATACAATTTCTGCTAATTTGAGCCAGTTGTCTAATGGAAGTACACGTTTGAATACATATGGAGACTTCCTAGCGGGGAATTATGATGAAAATGGAAATATTATCCATCAACTCAGACTTGTGGTGATCAATACTACTTCCAATGATATTCCAGCTGTAGTGGGCGTGGATAATGTCCGCATAATCCGGGCAATAAATTAA
- a CDS encoding RagB/SusD family nutrient uptake outer membrane protein — MKTNTNFQKIVLGATLLLGGMVGCSEDFLDRPPLDAIVDANFYKTDDQILAASAPLYNMVWFAYNDKASHGIGDARGGTLTSGSYQLENVRFNTTGETAENGASWRAFYNVVAQSNSLINNINSFAGENVTERIKNHGLAEGRFMRGLAYSYLVQNWGPVPIITNNTALLQDTTIARNTEESVWQFIIKDFRYAVENLPENSVMNGRLTKWSAEGMLAKMYLTKAGVTGTRNQSDLDSAAYFAKRVIDNSGAELMENYEDLFKTANNNNKETLAALQWVYNAGQAGQWGAQNSVQAFLAFGSEITGFGDGWGGDIGASKWLLDMYDDLVFDKRRKGSFMFPGDHYPYITQVPPGGAAQELEVPARSEDAGRSYNSRAWVKKYVVGRPEDNDGKVVQQGTEINTYILRLADVYLTYAEAVLDKDPAEALKYVNMVRARAGVNALTSVTWEDVFEERIKEFAMEGQAWYEFTKLEYYDPAKAYSILSSQDRGTFRIYADQIPDPTMWEIEIPEDDTSPRFFTVNESNFKIPIPSAELSRAPNLRKPAVPYDFSAQEN; from the coding sequence ATGAAAACAAACACAAATTTCCAAAAAATAGTCCTTGGAGCTACGCTGCTTCTTGGAGGAATGGTGGGCTGTTCTGAAGATTTCTTGGATAGACCCCCATTGGACGCGATAGTAGATGCTAATTTCTACAAAACAGACGATCAGATATTGGCTGCATCCGCACCTCTTTATAATATGGTATGGTTTGCTTACAACGATAAAGCAAGTCACGGAATCGGAGATGCCCGAGGTGGGACATTGACCTCTGGATCTTATCAATTGGAAAACGTAAGGTTCAATACCACCGGAGAGACAGCGGAAAACGGCGCTTCCTGGAGGGCATTCTACAATGTAGTGGCCCAGTCCAATTCCTTGATCAACAACATAAACTCCTTTGCTGGAGAGAATGTCACTGAAAGGATTAAAAACCATGGCTTAGCAGAAGGTAGATTTATGCGTGGTTTAGCTTATTCCTATTTGGTGCAAAACTGGGGGCCAGTTCCTATTATCACTAATAATACTGCCTTACTCCAGGATACTACTATTGCAAGAAATACTGAGGAATCCGTTTGGCAGTTTATTATCAAAGACTTCCGATATGCAGTAGAAAACCTGCCGGAGAATTCTGTAATGAACGGGCGGTTGACTAAGTGGTCTGCTGAGGGTATGCTTGCCAAAATGTACCTTACCAAGGCGGGTGTAACCGGAACCAGAAACCAATCAGATCTGGATTCTGCTGCCTATTTTGCCAAAAGAGTGATCGATAATAGTGGGGCAGAATTGATGGAGAATTACGAAGATCTTTTCAAGACTGCCAATAACAACAACAAAGAAACGCTTGCTGCCCTTCAGTGGGTGTACAATGCTGGTCAGGCTGGTCAGTGGGGTGCTCAGAATTCCGTTCAGGCTTTCCTTGCGTTTGGATCAGAAATCACCGGTTTTGGTGATGGGTGGGGTGGCGATATAGGTGCCTCTAAGTGGTTGCTCGATATGTATGACGACTTGGTATTTGACAAAAGAAGAAAAGGTAGTTTCATGTTCCCTGGTGATCATTACCCATACATTACCCAAGTTCCTCCTGGGGGAGCTGCCCAAGAGTTGGAAGTCCCTGCTCGGAGTGAGGACGCCGGAAGATCATATAATAGCAGGGCCTGGGTGAAGAAGTACGTTGTGGGAAGACCTGAGGACAACGATGGCAAAGTCGTACAGCAGGGCACTGAAATCAACACATATATTCTTCGTTTGGCTGATGTTTATCTTACCTATGCGGAAGCAGTTTTGGATAAAGACCCTGCAGAAGCGCTGAAGTATGTAAACATGGTAAGGGCAAGAGCAGGCGTAAATGCATTGACTTCTGTGACATGGGAAGATGTGTTTGAGGAGAGAATCAAAGAATTTGCCATGGAAGGCCAAGCGTGGTATGAGTTTACCAAACTTGAGTATTATGACCCAGCCAAAGCTTACAGTATTTTGTCCAGTCAAGACCGTGGTACTTTCAGAATCTATGCCGATCAGATACCGGATCCTACCATGTGGGAAATCGAGATTCCTGAAGATGATACTTCTCCGAGATTCTTTACAGTGAACGAATCCAATTTTAAGATTCCAATTCCTTCTGCGGAATTGTCAAGGGCGCCGAACTTGAGAAAACCTGCCGTACCGTATGATTTCTCTGCTCAAGAAAATTGA